The Bradysia coprophila strain Holo2 chromosome X unlocalized genomic scaffold, BU_Bcop_v1 contig_12, whole genome shotgun sequence genome window below encodes:
- the LOC119067555 gene encoding uncharacterized protein LOC119067555 — MDKKASSDDDLIKFVNLVEEHKIILSKSQFLAIKSQKRLAIAEMISKWAEISGQNLTEQTLLKKLHNMKARANVAADKNVLTDWQVKLRELIAGSDAPKNVPDKSINSRSNDECRSTLKKNLVSCDVGPRKRTAEDVLNEWETEDTKCLSDEELQRYVLLKHLKLVNLKIEQHETAPVAVEIIELTNEEEM; from the exons ATGGATAAAAAGGCGTCGAGTGACGAcgatttgattaaatttgttaACCTTGTTGAGGAACATAAAATCATCCTCTCTAAATCCCAATTTCTCGCCATAAAGAGTCAGAAACGATTGGCTATTGCCGAAATGATATCCAAGTGGGCTGAAATCAGTGGTCAAAACTTGACCGAGCAAACGCTGCTGAAAAAATTGCACAACATGAAAGCACGAGCAAATGTTGCAGCTGACAAAAATGTCTTAACCGACTGGCAAGTTAAGCTACGGGAACTAATTGCT GGTAGTGACGCGCCCAAAAATGTGCCGGACAAGTCGATAAACTCTCGGTCGAACGACGAATGCCGGTCTACATTGAAGAAGAACTTGGTTTCCTGTGACGTTGGGCCAAGAAAACGAACGGCAGAAGATGTGTTAAATGAGTGGGAAACAGAAGACACGAAGTGTTTAAGTGACGAGGAACTGCAACGCTACGTGTTACTTAAGCATTTGAAGCTCGTGAATCTTAAAATAGAGCAACACGAAACAGCACCTGTTGCAgttgaaataattgaattgacgaatgaagaagaaatgtaa